From one Microtus ochrogaster isolate Prairie Vole_2 unplaced genomic scaffold, MicOch1.0 UNK51, whole genome shotgun sequence genomic stretch:
- the Tmem184c gene encoding transmembrane protein 184C, with protein sequence MNDVYGTRKVGIHTEAWFIAGVFLLLTIPVSLWGIVHHLVHFTQPELQKPIIRILWMVPIYSLDSWLALKYPKIAIYVDTWRECYEAYVIYNFMIFLNNYLTIRFPNLVLHLEAKDQQQHFPPLCCCPPWAMGEMLLFRCKLGVLQYTVVRPITTVTALVCDTIGVYDEGNFSFSNAWTYLVILNNLSQVFAVYCLWLFYNVLKEELSPIQPFGKFLCVKLVVFLSFWQAVLIALLVKVGVISEKRTWEWQSAEAVATGLQDFIICIEMFFAAIAHHYSFSYKPYVQEAEEGSCFDSFLAMWDVSDIRDDISEQVRRVGRTMRGYPQKKCFPEDPEHTEHTSLLSSSPRDTGSPGSKVSSPQGQYQGFGHTITTQNAAATSKLCEVMIDIPDEQGPPDDAGQYPDFEDTVSSQDTLSADQLSEDAMNDIPDEQKKLLDTADS encoded by the exons gttgGAATCCACACTGAAGCATGGTTTATCGCTGGTGTCTTTCTGCTGTTGACAATCCCTGTGTCCCTCTGGGGGATTGTGCACCACTTAGTGCATTTCACACAACCAGAGCTTCAGAAGCCCATTATAAG GATTCTTTGGATGGTCCCAATATACAGTTTGGATAGC TGGTTGGCATTGAAATATCCCAAAATCGCCATCTACGTGGACACCTGGAGGGAGTGCTACGAAGCTTACGTCATTTATAACTTCATGATATTCCTTAACAACTACCTAACAATCCGATTCCCCAACTTGGTGCTCCACCTAGAAGCTAAAGATCAGCAACAGCATTTCCCCCCTCTGTGCTGCTGTCCACCCTGGGCTATGGGAGA aATGCTTCTTTTTCGGTGCAAACTAGGAGTGTTGCAGTACACTGTGGTCAGACCGATCACCACTGTGACAGCGTT GGTATGTGACACTATTGGTGTCTACGATGAAGGGAACTTTAGTTTCTCCAACGCTTGGACTTACTTGGTTATATTAAATAACCTGTCACAAGTG tttGCCGTGTACTGCCTCTGGCTGTTTTACAATGTGCTGAAAGAAGAGCTCAGCCCTATACAACCTTTTGGCAAATTTCTTTGTGTCAAACTGGTAGTTTTTCTCTCATTCTG GCAAGCAGTGCTGATAGCTTTGTTGGTTAAGGTTGGCGTTATTTCAGAAAAGCGTACATGGGAATGGCAAAGTGCTGAAGCTGTGGCCACAGGCCTGCAG GATTTCATCATCTGCATCGAGATGTTCTTTGCGGCGATTGCCCATCATTACTCGTTCTCCTATAAACCCTACgtgcaagaggcagaggaaggctcgTGCTTCGACTCCTTCCTCGCCATGTGGGATGTGTCAGATATCAGAGATGATATTTCTGAGCAAGTAAGACGTGTCG GGAGAACAATGCGAGGTTATccccaaaaaaaatgttttcccgAAGACCCAGAGCATACTGAACACACAAGTCTGCTTTCCTCATCACCACGCGATACAGGTTCTCCAGGTTCAAAGGTATCGTCACCCCAGGGCCAGTATCAGGGCTTTGGACACACAATTACTACCCAGAATGCAGCTGCTACATCCAAGCTGTGTGAAGTCATGATTGACATCCCAGACGAGCAGGGCCCTCCTGACGATGCAGGCCAATATCCAGACTTTGAAGATACAGTGTCTTCACAGGACACGCTCTCTGCAGACCAGCTGTCTGAAGATGCCATGAATGACATTCCAGACGAGCAGAAGAAGCTCCTTGACACAGCAGACTCCTAG